A stretch of DNA from Thermococcus sp. Bubb.Bath:
GCACCGCTCGGCGATCCGATAGAGGTCGAGGTTCGCGGCTACAAGCTCTCACTCAGGAAGGAAGAGGCGGACTACATAGAGGTGGAGTGAATGATGCCTCTGGCCTTCGTGGAAGAGGGCAGAAGGGCCGTCATCAGGGGAATCGCCGGGGGAAGGGGAGTGCTTTTAAGGCTGACTGAACTCGGGCTCTCTCCCGGCAGTGAGGTGGTCGTGGTCAGGAACCAGATGGCCGGCCCTATGATGGTAGCAGTCAGGGGGACGCAGCTTGCCCTCGGAAGGGGGCTGGCGATGAAGATCCAGGTGGAGGTGGAAGGATGAGTGAAGTAGTTATCGCCCTGATAGGGAACCCAAACGCGGGTAAGACCACCCTTTTCAACGCCCTAACCGGCCTCAGACAGCACGTCGGCAACTGGCCGGGAGTTACCGTTGAGAAGAAGGAGGGGGAGTTTGAATACAAAGGGACAAAGTTTAGGGTCGTCGATCTGCCTGGCGTCTACGGACTGACCGCGTATTCAATAGACGAAAAGATAGCGAGGGACTTCATAGTAAAGGAGAAGCCCAGAGTGGTCGTTGACATCGTTGATGCATCCAATCTCGAGCGCAACCTCTACCTCACACTCCAGCTCCTTGAGATAGGGGCAAACGTCGTCGTTGCGCTGAACAAGATGGATCTCGCCGAGGAGAAGGGTTACAAAATAGACCCCAAGAGGCTTAAAGGGGCCCTTGGAGTTCCAGTCGTCCCAATGGTTGCCTCCGAAGGAAAGGGAATCGAGGAGCTTAAGGCAAAAATAGTCGAAGCCCTCAAGAGAAAGTCGCGCCCGGTCGAGTACCCGAACTTTGAAGCCCATATCGAGCGCCTCACGAGGGTTATCGAGCGGGACGACGAGCTGGTGAGGAGATACAACCCGAGGTGGCTCGCCATAAAACTTCTTGAAGGCGACGACGAGGCCAAGGGAATAGTCGAGAAGAGCAGGTTAAGGGACGACATCCTGAGGGAGCTTATAGAGGTTTCCGGGGAACTCCACAAGAAATATGGGGACGTTGAGCTCGCGCTGGCCGACGAGCGCTACAGTTTGATAGGGGGGATAGCCAAAAAAGCAATCGTGAAGACGGAGGAGAGGATAACCTTCAGCGACATGCTGGACGAGGTCTTCACCCACAAGTACCTCGGAATCCCGATATTTATCAGCCTCATGTGGGCCGTCTTTAAGTTCACCTTCGATGTTTCGGCGCCCTTCAGCGATATAATAGACTGGTTCTTTGGCTGGCTCGGGAATGAGGTCGGGGCACACGTTGCGAACGACGCTTTGGCTTCACTCCTCAGGGACGGCATCATAGGCGGCCTCGGGAGCGTTCTGGTGTTCCTACCGCCGATAGCGTTCCTGTTCCTGGCCTTCTCATGGCTGGAGGACAGCGGCTACATGGCGAGGGCCGCCTTTGTCATGGACAGGGTCATGCACCACGTTGGCCTCCACGGGAAGTCCGTGATTCCTATGATAATGGGCTTTGGATGCAACGTCCCGGCAATAATGGCAACGAGAACCCTTGAGGACGAGAAGGACAGAATTCTAACGATACTCGTGAACCCTCTGATGTCCTGCCCCGCGAGACTGCCGATATACGCCGTCTTCGCCGGGGCCTTCTTCGCCGGGAAGGAAGGAGCCGTAATCACCAGCATGTACCTGCTCGGCATAGCGCTCGCACTCATCCTGGCCTGGCTCTTCAGGAAGCTCATATTCAAGGGCGAACCTTCCTACTTCGTAATGGAGCTCCCACCCTACAACAGGCCCAATTGGGGGGCTATTCTTGGAAATACCTGGACGAGAACGGAGAAGTTCCTCAGGAAGGCTGGAACCGTTATTTTCGCCGGCGTCGTCGTGGTCTGGTTGCTCTCAGTGACGGGACCTAGTGGATACCTTGGCTCGGAGGCCCTTGAGAACGGAGAACTGCTCGCAAAGTCTTGGGTGGCTGCACTCGGGCACGCCCTACAGCCACTCTTCAGCCCAATGGGCTGGGACTGGAAGGCAGCGGTGGCGCTGTTCTTTGGCTTCATAGCCAAGGAGATCGTGGTCGGAACACTTGGCGTGCTCTACGGTGTTGGAGACAATGAGCAAGCGGTTTCGCACGCAATAGCGGCGAGCGGAGCGTTTAACTCAGTGACGGCCTATGCATTCATGGCATTCTCGCTGATATACGTGCCGTGTCTTGCCACGATAGCCGTCATAAAGCAGGAAGCGGGCTGGAAGTGGGCACTCTTCGCGGTGGCCTATGAGCTGGCTCTTGCCTACATAGTGGCCCTCATCATAGTGGCGGTGGGAGGTGTACTCTGATGAGAAGAATAAACCTCGGGCAGGTGAAATGGCTGACCGGAATCTTCGGCCTCCTCTACCTCATCGGGGGAGCAATCGAGGTGCTCGCTTACTTCGGAAAGGAGATAAAAGTCCTCGGAGTTCCAACTGGAGACCTCTTCGCGGCCTTTGCCCTCTTCACAATAAGTGCAGTATACCTAACAGGCCTCAAGAGAGCCATAGAGGGCGACCTGAGGAGTGTCTCCCACCTCTACGTCGGCGCAGTACTGAGCATTGGCCTTGGGGCCCTTGCGGTGCTCGTCATGGGGGCTGATGCGATAGAAGCGTACCTGCTTCACAACGAGGACTTTGCTAAATGGACTCCGCTGGACGACGTGACTACTTACCTCGTCCTTGGAGTGCTTTCGATAATAGCCTACCTACCGGTCAAGGACGTTTCGAAGAATCCAGTTAAGGTGAAGGCATGAAATTGAAATTTAAAACCATGGGGCATCACCGCCCTTTTCTTTTTTCAACGCGTTTTCTTAACCTCATGGAGGTGTTGAAGATGGGTGAAGAGAAACTCGTACCTTTAACGGAGGCCTAGGGAAAAATCAGGGTCGTCAGGATAGACGGGGGAGACGAAGTACTGGGCGAGCTGAAGGGATACTCCATCGAAGTCGGGACAACACTGGAGGTCGTTGGCACGAGGGCACTCCACGAACACTCTGGACCGTTTATCGTGGAAGTTGAGGGTCGGGAGGTTCCTGGTACCGAGGGGCATAGCCGAGAGGATCACTGCGGGTGGGGGGAGACTGCTCGACATGGAAGGGGAAGTGTCGTGATAGAGAGGCTGGAGCTGAACGAGGACGTGCTGGAGGAACTGAGAGGACTCGGAATAACAGGGGGGAAGGAGGTCATTGTGAAGGGACACGACGCGGAGAAGACATTCAGGTTCAGATAGGCGGTAGGGGAGTCGCGGAGAAGTTATGGAGATAGCCCTGACGACCCCAGAATACCCCAGCCGGCCCCCAAGATTGTGAAGGCACTCGGGGACTTGAGCTGAAGGTTAAGAAGTCCATGAAGGCTATGAAATCGCCATGTCTTTGAACTCCCTTTTTAAGAGTGCCTCCTCCTTCTCTCCCAGAACCTTTTCGTCGACCTCCACTATAACCATGGTATTGTTCATGAGGGAGTAATCCTTCAGCGATGTCAGAAATTTGAAGACGCTATCAAAACCGTTCTCAATGATCAGGTACTCAACACCATCCAGAAAAACGAGCTTCTCCCCTTTCTCGTGCATGAACTGCACAATCACATGGTTCAAGTACTCAAGCCTTCTGGGATGAATGGTGTTATCCTCATCAACCTTGCTCAGCCACAGAACCAGGGCATCACATCCAAGAGAACACCAGTAATCCTCTCTCTTCCGGCTGATGATTAAACTCTTTCTTCCCTTGGAAAGCTTGCAGATGAGCTCCTCTCTTCCGGTTTCCAGTAAAAACAGGCCCGGGGCGATGTCAAGCTCGGCTTCCCCCGCAGGAGGTTTTGAGAAATCCAGCTTAATCCTCACCCTCCCCCTCCTTACCATGAAGAGCATCAGGAATATTAAGATAGAGCCCACAACCTCTCCGGAGGAGCCAGCCACGTCCAGAACAGGACTGGAAAAGCCGATGTTTCTAAGGATGTCGCTCCCGATATCCAGAAGAATGAAGAATAATGCCATCAAAACCAGGTATCTCTCTTTAATGCGCTCGTTTTCCATAGAGAAATAAAAAACATAGGAGGTTGCAAAAAGGGCAAGGGCCAGCAGCACCTCCCCGATATTGCCAAGCAGATGAAGCATGTTTCTCACACGTTTATATCTATTCCCTCAATCTCAGGGTTTACGGACTTCACAACTGAGAATCTGACGCTTTTTCCTTCCTTGTTCACTCTGACCACGGTGGTCGCAATTTCTTCAAGTAACGGCAGAAGGTGAGCCCCACTGACTTCCAGCAGATCCTTGTTGATGAAGTAAAGTGCAATCCTGCGCTCGTCCCCTGTGTAACCCAGAATCGCGTTTACAGTGTTTATATTCTCCCTCAGGTCTGAGATCAAGAACAGTTTCTCAATGCCCAGGACGAGGTTGAGTACTCGCCCCCCCCCCGAGAGGATGGGCTCAAAAACGCGCTCGTATTCCGCCTTCCTTATCGCATACTCCTTAAACCGGAGGCGTTGCACAACCTCTCCAACGTCCTGAAGGCCACCCTCTTTGATAACCGATAAATTGTTAAAAACACTCACATCAAAACCCGCCAGCTTTAAATGAGTCACGTAAAGATACAGAGTATCCAAGACATCATCCACCACAACTTTATAACCTCTCTTCCCAGCCCATTTCACCGCATGATAAACCCCTCTAGCTGGGGAGGTCAGCGAATCATGCTCAATTAACACAGTCTCCCCAAGCTTCAAACCCCCCCCAGATCCTATCAACATCCCCCATACCAAACACCCCCTTCTAGGATATGTTATCCCCTCTGGATATTAATAATTTACGGCTGGCCTGCTAGATATTCCTGGAGCTCCTGAGCTCTGATTTTCAGTTCCCTCCCATATTCAGAGAAGTCAATGGACTTGAGGATTTTGAGGGTTATCTCACCCTCCGCAAGCTCAACATCAAAGACCCTGCTTACCTGCTCTCTGAGCTCTTTGAGCGTTTTCTCATTTATGAGATCAGTGTTTATGAAATATACAGAGGATCTTTTTTTATCCCCCAGATAGGGGCGAATCACAAGTCCAAAGAATTTCTCCAGCTCCTCAGGTGTTTTCTCATACATAACCAATACCTTTCCAAGTCCAACTGTCAGCCTGACGTGGTATCCTTCCTGTACCTCCTTCAAAAACTCATCGTAATGGCTTTTCCAGACAGGGATATCATCCTCAAGGTCAACTCTGCCGAGCACATCTCCTGTTTCTAATGCCCCGCCGAGCTTTATCACCCGGGCGTTGTCTATCATGCCCGTGTCGATTCCCACAAGAGCTAGGTGGGTTTTGAAGACATGGAGCTGATCCAGTGCATCTACTATCACAAAAGAACGCCCCTTCTCCTTCAGGTACTTCATCAGAATCTGGAAGAACAGGTGAATCGGTTCGTTCGAGGTGTATTCTATGAGAACATCCTCTCCCCTCTTGAGGGTTTCCGCGTAATCAAACAGCGATGCCTCAAATTTTTCCATTTTTTCTGTCATTGCCATCTCCATGTTGCAGATATCTCCCACAACCTAAAAAGTTTTGTGGTATATCCTCCAAACGATTCAGAAAACAAAACCTGCCTCAGACCTCCAGCACGCTTCCCGTTCTCACTCCCACGAACTTCCCAGGATAGATTTTCCTTACGTAGGCCTTCGCCTCATCGCCGGAGCAGTGGGCCGGGGCTATGAACTCCGTCATCTCCGCTAATCTGTCAAGGGTTCTCCTCGACGGCCCGTGGAAACCCCCGATTACGAGATGAGCCTTCTCGTAGCCTGAAACATCCAGGATGGCTCTCGTAAGCCTGTCAACTCCGGGATGAGAGCAGCCGACGATGACGACCAGACCGGAAGGGGTCTCGATTCCAAGGGCCTGTTCGAAGTTGTCTACTGGTCCAGAAGTCCAGACTCCTTTGGCGATTTCTCCCGCCTTAACGACCTCAACCACATCGAAGCCCCACCTGAGGGCCATAGCCCGGTTTCCTGGTGGCGCGTAGAGCCTCAGCCCCGGGTTCAGCTCGGCTATATACGGAAGACCACCGTAGTGGTCGTAGTGCCAGTGGCTCAGGAAGGCGAAGTTGAGATCCTTGAGGGGGACTCCAAGGGCCTTTGAGTTGTGCGCCAGAACCAGCGGGTTCGTGTCAGCATCGAAGGTAAAGCGGTCTTTGCCTTCAACCAGGACGCTCCAGCCCCAGTCGTTTAACAATCCCTTGGCCGGAACGTTGTCGTTTAGGATTACCAGCCTCATGCTCTCCCCCAGTATCCTATACCTTTCTCCTTTAAAACCCTACGAACGGCACCCTTTCAACCCCTGGTTCTAAACCCCTGGTTTTAGAAACGGCTAAATCCTCTCCTGAGAAACTGTGAACATGAGGCTCAGGGAAATAATCAGCAAAGCCGAGGTCAAATACCTCCTCCTTATCTTGGTACTATCCTTTGGAATAAGCTCCACAGCTCTGTATCTGCTTGGGATGAGCTGGTTTATCCCGCAGTTCCTGGCCCTCGCGCTTGGGGATTCCATAAACCCCTGCACCTTTGTTGTGTACACCCTCTTTCTCATAGCGCTCTCCGTTAAGGGGCTCAGCCGGAGGCAGCTCTACATCGTCGGCTCGTCGTTCATAGTCGCGGTCTATGCCTCATACTACACCCTGGGGCTGGGTTTGAGCCTCATCGCGGGCAGGATACCCCTCCATTGGGCTGCGTACTTTGCCTTGGTCTTTGGGGCGTACACCATCGTCACAGGGATCATGGAGCGTTCGAGGGTGGTGGGAAAAGGATTGGTGCGAAAAAGGGCGTTCTCCGAAGAGGCCACTGTAGTTGGGGGTCTCATCCTTGGTCTCACTGTCTCGACAACCCTCCTGCCGTGTTCTGCTGGCCCGTATCTGGTGTACGCGGCGGTGATTTCGAGGGGCTCAACACCGATGGTGTTTCTCATGCTGACCCTCTACAACCTGATATTCGTCCTCCCTCTTACCGTTATCCTCCTAACCATGGGGGGCTTGAGGGAGAGCAAGGAGTTCTCGCAGGCTATGGTGCGTCACTCTCCAGAACTCTCGGTTGTGGCAGGGGTACTCCTAATAGGAATGGGAGCATGGCTGATGTGTTTGACATGAGTGCCCTCTAAGGGCATCTGGAACCGCAGTCCAAAGAATCGAAAGATTTAAAAATGCCCTCCTGGAGGTATAGGTCGAGCGCTCGGGTCGTGCCGGGGTAGCTTAGCCTGGTCAGAGCGCTCGGCTCATAGGGCCGCTTCCCTTTGGGGGAGCCTGAGAAACCGAGAGGTCCGGGGTTCAAAGCCCCGCCCCGGCACCATTACAACAAACTTTTGCCTGGCAAAAGTTTGATCAAAGTTCGTGGTTCCTCTTAAATTGCAGTTTTACCAGGGATTTTACATACCTGGGCCAAAAAACTAGGAATTCTCTCAAAAATTGCTCATGAAGAGTAGTTTCTCTCCTTGACGCCCTTCGGGCGTCGATTAAAAGCAAACTCACAGATATCAACTCTTCAAAAATTTGGAATTAACGATGAGAAGACAAGTTTCCAGAGAAAATCTCCTGAAAACGGCACTTTTGACAAGAACCACAAGCTTTGATGAAACTTTGCAAGCAAAGTTTCAGCGCTGGCGGAATGTTTCTGACTGTTTTAACTCGCCTGTTTAAAGGTTAATGTCGTACATACTCACCTCATTTTGGTGGATTCTCACATTTTTAATCAGCAATTTTCAGGGGGTTTACTCATAGTATAACGCCCAGAGGGCGTTAAAAAGAAGAAAACCCGCATTCTCTTGCCCCTTTATTAGGAGAATCCTCCATTCTCAGCTAATTCCCGAAGACATTCAAACTTTTGGTGAAGCTTTTTCCAAAAGCTTCAGCGCCGCTTTCACTATCGTTCAAGCGTCCTTAACGGATGGCGGAAAATAGTGTGTTTTTCTGAAAATGTGAGTTTTTGGACGGGTTTACTCATTATTAGCCAGTTTAAAGTGTTTGCTCCATACAAAGCGCCTTCGGACGCCAGAACAAAAAGCAAACCTCTTGAAAGGCTGATTTTAAAGTTAAACCCTTCCTCTAATATAAGATATTTTAATCAAACTTTGCTCTGCAAAGTTTGCTTGCTGGGCAAAGTTTCTTTGATGAAGCTTTTGAAAAAAAAGCTTCAGCACTAGCGTCTGAAACATTTTAGACTACCCATTCTGTTTCAATCCCAAAAGAATAACCTTTCTAAACTGCAATCCTCGCAAAATCAGGTAAAAAGTCAAAAGCGAGAGAGGCTCATCCCTAGTTCTTTTGACTTCGCTGAGAAGCCTCTCCATAATCTCTCCAGCCTTTCCGCGGAGGAAGACATCGGCTATTGGAGTGATGCCGCTCCTCTCAACGTTTACTTCGACGACTATTCCTCTCCGCTCCCTGACGATGTAAGGGATGTACGCGACGGGATACACGACACCGCTCGTTCCGATGACGAGAGCTAGATTGGCCTTTTCAGTGAGGGAGAAAGCCTCCTCAAGTGCTCTCTTGGGGGAGAGGTTCCCCGAATCACACCACGCCCGGCCTCAGGGGAGAGCCGCACTTCGGGCACCGTGGGAGGCCTCTTCCCTTCAGAAATTCCTCCAGCCGGCCGGTCTCCTTGAGGTTTTCGCTATAGCTGCAAGAAGTGCACTTCACGCGGAATATGTTGCCGTGGAGCTCGATTAGGCTCCTCGTCCCGGCTTCCTGGTGGAGGTCGTCAACGTTCTGGGTTA
This window harbors:
- a CDS encoding DUF257 family protein, encoding MLIGSGGGLKLGETVLIEHDSLTSPARGVYHAVKWAGKRGYKVVVDDVLDTLYLYVTHLKLAGFDVSVFNNLSVIKEGGLQDVGEVVQRLRFKEYAIRKAEYERVFEPILSGGGRVLNLVLGIEKLFLISDLRENINTVNAILGYTGDERRIALYFINKDLLEVSGAHLLPLLEEIATTVVRVNKEGKSVRFSVVKSVNPEIEGIDINV
- a CDS encoding cytochrome c biogenesis CcdA family protein, with protein sequence MRLREIISKAEVKYLLLILVLSFGISSTALYLLGMSWFIPQFLALALGDSINPCTFVVYTLFLIALSVKGLSRRQLYIVGSSFIVAVYASYYTLGLGLSLIAGRIPLHWAAYFALVFGAYTIVTGIMERSRVVGKGLVRKRAFSEEATVVGGLILGLTVSTTLLPCSAGPYLVYAAVISRGSTPMVFLMLTLYNLIFVLPLTVILLTMGGLRESKEFSQAMVRHSPELSVVAGVLLIGMGAWLMCLT
- a CDS encoding FeoA family protein, which gives rise to MMPLAFVEEGRRAVIRGIAGGRGVLLRLTELGLSPGSEVVVVRNQMAGPMMVAVRGTQLALGRGLAMKIQVEVEG
- the feoB gene encoding ferrous iron transport protein B translates to MSEVVIALIGNPNAGKTTLFNALTGLRQHVGNWPGVTVEKKEGEFEYKGTKFRVVDLPGVYGLTAYSIDEKIARDFIVKEKPRVVVDIVDASNLERNLYLTLQLLEIGANVVVALNKMDLAEEKGYKIDPKRLKGALGVPVVPMVASEGKGIEELKAKIVEALKRKSRPVEYPNFEAHIERLTRVIERDDELVRRYNPRWLAIKLLEGDDEAKGIVEKSRLRDDILRELIEVSGELHKKYGDVELALADERYSLIGGIAKKAIVKTEERITFSDMLDEVFTHKYLGIPIFISLMWAVFKFTFDVSAPFSDIIDWFFGWLGNEVGAHVANDALASLLRDGIIGGLGSVLVFLPPIAFLFLAFSWLEDSGYMARAAFVMDRVMHHVGLHGKSVIPMIMGFGCNVPAIMATRTLEDEKDRILTILVNPLMSCPARLPIYAVFAGAFFAGKEGAVITSMYLLGIALALILAWLFRKLIFKGEPSYFVMELPPYNRPNWGAILGNTWTRTEKFLRKAGTVIFAGVVVVWLLSVTGPSGYLGSEALENGELLAKSWVAALGHALQPLFSPMGWDWKAAVALFFGFIAKEIVVGTLGVLYGVGDNEQAVSHAIAASGAFNSVTAYAFMAFSLIYVPCLATIAVIKQEAGWKWALFAVAYELALAYIVALIIVAVGGVL
- a CDS encoding DUF257 family protein — its product is MEMAMTEKMEKFEASLFDYAETLKRGEDVLIEYTSNEPIHLFFQILMKYLKEKGRSFVIVDALDQLHVFKTHLALVGIDTGMIDNARVIKLGGALETGDVLGRVDLEDDIPVWKSHYDEFLKEVQEGYHVRLTVGLGKVLVMYEKTPEELEKFFGLVIRPYLGDKKRSSVYFINTDLINEKTLKELREQVSRVFDVELAEGEITLKILKSIDFSEYGRELKIRAQELQEYLAGQP
- a CDS encoding DUF835 domain-containing protein; protein product: MLHLLGNIGEVLLALALFATSYVFYFSMENERIKERYLVLMALFFILLDIGSDILRNIGFSSPVLDVAGSSGEVVGSILIFLMLFMVRRGRVRIKLDFSKPPAGEAELDIAPGLFLLETGREELICKLSKGRKSLIISRKREDYWCSLGCDALVLWLSKVDEDNTIHPRRLEYLNHVIVQFMHEKGEKLVFLDGVEYLIIENGFDSVFKFLTSLKDYSLMNNTMVIVEVDEKVLGEKEEALLKREFKDMAIS
- a CDS encoding MBL fold metallo-hydrolase, which produces MRLVILNDNVPAKGLLNDWGWSVLVEGKDRFTFDADTNPLVLAHNSKALGVPLKDLNFAFLSHWHYDHYGGLPYIAELNPGLRLYAPPGNRAMALRWGFDVVEVVKAGEIAKGVWTSGPVDNFEQALGIETPSGLVVIVGCSHPGVDRLTRAILDVSGYEKAHLVIGGFHGPSRRTLDRLAEMTEFIAPAHCSGDEAKAYVRKIYPGKFVGVRTGSVLEV